A part of Streptomyces sp. NBC_01451 genomic DNA contains:
- a CDS encoding IS110 family transposase → MGRFIGLDIHRDFAQVAVVEDGFVTDWGRVGCRPQAMREFAANLRRDDQVALEATGNATAVAVLLEPHVAKVVISNPVKTRAIAEAKVKTDKVDARILAQLLAADFLPGTWLPDERTRMLRRLSSHRAQLVRGRIQVKNQVQAVLHRNMLPHPPVTDLFGTRGRAWLEHQPLPVDERETVDALLRQLDFYGQELAAVERRLAVEALDDPVVKRLMTIPGVDAMTAVTLLAAVGDFQRFTSADKLVSYLGLNPRVRQSGGAPAHHGRITKAGCGKARGMLVQAAFAALRSPGPLRALHQRIKARRGMQIAIVAVARKIAVIAWHLVTKDQDYAFARPSLVAFKRRKLELTAGAERRIARRGPGYDYNNKDLRRQEREIAEQAERAYAVLAAHWQTQRPAGNPRLPAIPGAANPSL, encoded by the coding sequence ATGGGACGGTTCATCGGGCTCGATATCCACCGCGACTTCGCGCAGGTCGCGGTGGTCGAGGACGGATTCGTGACGGACTGGGGCCGGGTGGGGTGTCGGCCGCAGGCGATGCGGGAGTTCGCCGCGAACCTGCGCCGGGATGACCAAGTGGCACTGGAGGCCACCGGCAACGCGACGGCGGTGGCTGTGCTCCTGGAACCGCACGTGGCGAAGGTGGTGATCTCCAACCCGGTCAAGACCCGGGCGATCGCCGAGGCGAAGGTCAAGACCGACAAGGTCGACGCGCGCATCCTGGCGCAGCTGCTGGCCGCCGACTTCCTGCCGGGTACCTGGCTGCCGGACGAGCGCACCAGGATGTTGCGGCGCCTCAGTTCCCATCGCGCACAGTTGGTGCGCGGCCGCATCCAGGTCAAGAACCAGGTCCAAGCGGTACTGCACCGCAATATGCTGCCGCACCCGCCAGTAACGGACCTGTTCGGCACCCGCGGCCGGGCCTGGCTCGAGCACCAGCCACTCCCGGTCGACGAGCGCGAGACCGTCGATGCGCTGCTGCGCCAGCTCGACTTCTACGGCCAGGAGCTCGCGGCGGTAGAACGGCGCCTGGCCGTAGAAGCGCTCGACGACCCGGTCGTCAAGCGTTTGATGACCATTCCGGGAGTGGACGCGATGACCGCGGTCACGCTGCTGGCCGCGGTCGGCGACTTCCAGCGTTTCACCAGCGCGGACAAGCTGGTGTCCTACCTCGGCCTGAACCCGCGGGTGCGCCAGTCCGGCGGGGCGCCGGCCCACCACGGGCGCATCACCAAGGCCGGATGCGGCAAGGCCCGCGGGATGCTGGTGCAGGCCGCATTCGCCGCACTGCGTTCCCCGGGCCCGCTGCGCGCCCTGCACCAGCGGATCAAGGCCCGACGCGGCATGCAGATCGCGATCGTGGCGGTCGCTCGCAAGATCGCGGTCATCGCCTGGCACCTGGTGACCAAGGACCAGGACTACGCCTTCGCCCGCCCCAGCCTCGTCGCCTTCAAACGACGCAAGCTCGAGTTGACGGCCGGGGCCGAACGCCGGATCGCGCGGCGCGGCCCGGGCTACGACTACAACAACAAAGACCTGCGGCGCCAGGAACGCGAGATCGCCGAACAGGCCGAGCGCGCCTACGCCGTGCTGGCCGCCCACTGGCAGACCCAGCGCCCGGCCGGCAATCCACGCCTGCCCGCCATACCAGGCGCAGCGAACCCGAGTCTGTGA
- a CDS encoding IS110 family transposase, which translates to MTITCGIDWAEDHHDVALVDETGKLFAKQRIKDDADGFRQLLALLAEAGDCAEAPIPVAVETARGLVFACLRTTGRKVYSINPMAVARYRERHRSARAKSDHADAMTLANILRTDADVHRPLPADSELVRAIAVLARAQQDTVWNRAQLNNQLRSHLKQYYPAALAAFAVRGVGLDSREARAVLAAAPDPDTAARLTRAQLRAALRRSGRQRNIEVWVERLRTIFTGDYLHQPPLVERAMGRQTLALVAQLDAACRAADDLAEAAAEAFAGHPDAEILGSFPGIGPLTGARVLAEIGDDRTRFADARALKAYAGSAPVTIASGKSHLVRHRRVKNQRLAAAGYVWIFGALPSPQVKAEYDRRRDLGDRHTAAMRNVFNRFLGCLHHCLQTGQKFDPGKAFPATSTAPVTLAA; encoded by the coding sequence TTGACGATCACCTGCGGGATCGACTGGGCGGAAGACCACCACGACGTGGCGCTGGTCGACGAGACGGGAAAGCTGTTCGCCAAGCAGCGCATCAAGGACGACGCAGACGGCTTCCGCCAGCTGCTTGCCCTGCTCGCAGAAGCCGGTGACTGCGCTGAAGCCCCGATACCGGTCGCGGTGGAGACCGCCCGCGGTCTGGTGTTCGCCTGCCTGCGCACCACCGGCCGTAAGGTGTACTCGATCAACCCGATGGCGGTGGCACGCTACCGCGAGCGGCACCGCAGTGCCCGCGCGAAGTCCGACCACGCCGACGCAATGACGCTGGCCAATATCCTGCGGACCGACGCCGACGTGCACCGGCCGCTGCCCGCCGACTCAGAACTGGTCCGGGCGATCGCCGTCCTCGCCCGCGCCCAGCAGGACACGGTGTGGAACCGCGCCCAGCTCAACAACCAGCTGCGCTCGCACCTCAAGCAGTACTACCCGGCGGCCCTCGCGGCGTTCGCCGTCCGCGGCGTCGGCCTGGACTCCCGGGAAGCACGCGCGGTCCTCGCCGCGGCACCCGACCCGGACACGGCCGCCCGCCTGACCCGTGCCCAGCTGCGGGCCGCCCTGCGCAGATCCGGACGACAGCGGAACATCGAGGTCTGGGTGGAACGGCTGCGCACCATTTTCACCGGCGACTACCTGCACCAGCCGCCGCTCGTTGAACGGGCGATGGGGCGCCAAACTCTCGCGCTGGTCGCCCAGTTGGATGCCGCCTGCCGGGCAGCCGACGACCTCGCCGAGGCTGCGGCCGAGGCGTTCGCCGGGCATCCGGACGCCGAAATCCTGGGCAGCTTCCCCGGGATCGGGCCGCTCACCGGCGCACGTGTCCTGGCCGAGATCGGTGACGACCGCACCCGCTTCGCCGACGCCCGCGCCCTGAAGGCGTATGCCGGCTCGGCGCCAGTCACCATCGCCAGCGGCAAGAGCCACCTCGTGCGCCACCGCCGGGTGAAGAATCAGCGCCTGGCCGCCGCAGGCTACGTATGGATCTTCGGCGCACTGCCCTCCCCACAGGTCAAGGCCGAATACGACCGCCGCCGGGACCTCGGCGACCGGCACACCGCCGCCATGCGCAACGTCTTCAACCGCTTCCTGGGATGCCTCCACCACTGCCTGCAGACAGGGCAGAAGTTCGATCCCGGCAAGGCGTTCCCCGCCACGTCCACGGCGCCGGTGACGCTCGCGGCTTGA
- a CDS encoding IS110 family transposase, whose amino-acid sequence MIYCGIDWAERTHDVALVDDSGQLLAKRHITDDAAGYKILLDLLADYGDSEENPIPVAIETSRGLLVAVLRAGKRKVFAINPMAASRYRDRHAVSRKKSDPGDALVLANILRTDMHAHRPLPQDSDLARAVAVLARAQQDAVWNRQQIANQLRSLLREYYPAALAAVEPWKKGLCRPEAHELLRLAPTPTRAARLTRTQLQATLRRAGRQRGIEAEADRLRNVFRADWAHQPPMVEDALGRQMLALLIQLEAASKAANDLEEAVDEAFPQHPDAEIILSFPGLGVQLGARVLAEIGDDRQRFADARGLKAYAGASPITRASGKKSNVTRRWVKNDRLNHAGYLWAFSAISASSGAKAHYRRRRDDHGDWHAAAQRNLFNRMLGQLYHCLQHHELFDEPTAFPASASAVAQVA is encoded by the coding sequence TTGATCTACTGCGGCATCGACTGGGCCGAGCGCACCCATGACGTCGCCCTAGTCGACGACAGCGGCCAGCTGCTCGCCAAGCGGCATATCACCGACGACGCGGCCGGCTACAAAATCCTGCTGGACCTGCTTGCCGACTACGGCGACAGTGAGGAGAACCCGATCCCGGTCGCGATCGAAACCTCCCGCGGCCTGCTGGTTGCGGTGCTGCGAGCTGGCAAACGGAAGGTGTTCGCGATCAATCCGATGGCCGCTTCCCGCTACCGCGACCGGCACGCCGTCTCCCGCAAGAAGTCCGATCCCGGCGACGCCCTGGTCCTGGCGAACATCCTGCGCACCGACATGCACGCCCACCGCCCGCTGCCGCAGGATAGTGACCTTGCCCGCGCCGTCGCGGTTCTCGCTCGCGCTCAGCAGGACGCCGTCTGGAACCGCCAGCAGATCGCAAACCAGCTCCGCTCCCTGCTGCGTGAGTACTACCCCGCTGCCCTGGCGGCCGTGGAGCCGTGGAAGAAGGGCCTGTGCCGGCCCGAAGCCCACGAACTCCTCCGCCTCGCTCCTACTCCGACGCGAGCCGCAAGGCTGACTCGCACGCAGCTCCAGGCCACCCTCAGGCGCGCCGGCCGCCAGCGCGGCATCGAGGCGGAAGCTGACCGGCTTCGCAATGTCTTCCGAGCCGACTGGGCTCACCAGCCACCGATGGTCGAGGACGCACTCGGCAGGCAGATGCTCGCCCTCCTGATCCAGTTGGAAGCCGCTTCCAAAGCCGCCAACGACCTCGAGGAAGCGGTGGACGAAGCGTTCCCTCAGCACCCGGACGCGGAGATCATCCTCAGCTTCCCCGGCCTCGGCGTCCAGCTCGGCGCCCGGGTGCTGGCCGAGATCGGAGACGACCGCCAACGCTTCGCGGACGCCCGCGGGTTGAAGGCCTACGCGGGCGCCTCACCCATCACCCGGGCCTCCGGCAAGAAGTCGAACGTCACTCGACGGTGGGTGAAGAACGACCGCCTGAACCATGCCGGCTACCTGTGGGCCTTCTCCGCCATTTCCGCCTCATCCGGTGCCAAAGCCCACTACCGCAGACGTCGCGACGACCACGGTGACTGGCACGCAGCCGCCCAGCGGAACCTCTTCAATCGCATGCTCGGGCAGCTCTACCACTGCCTCCAGCACCATGAGCTGTTCGACGAACCCACCGCCTTCCCCGCCTCAGCCTCTGCGGTCGCGCAGGTGGCCTGA
- a CDS encoding oxidoreductase, with the protein MATTRQVALVTGASSGIGKETARAFAAAGFQVIGTGRRTSGLTPPAGVTYLDLDVGSDDSATAAVGEVIHRYGRIDVLVNNAGIGSAGAVEENSVTQAQNVLNINVLGVIRMTKAVLPHMRAQGGGRIINISSVLGVAPQPFMALYVAAKHAIEGYSESLDHEVREHGVRVLLVQPAYTKTSFDTNAAQPDTPLPLYAERRRDFDRMIADAMKAGDDPAAVAKVIVTAATDKKPKLRYTAGTLAARVTTARRLVPAGTFDKQIRKSNHLPT; encoded by the coding sequence ATGGCGACAACTCGGCAGGTGGCGCTCGTGACAGGGGCCTCATCGGGGATCGGCAAGGAGACGGCCCGCGCCTTCGCCGCGGCGGGTTTCCAGGTGATCGGCACCGGCCGCAGGACTTCCGGACTCACCCCGCCCGCCGGTGTGACGTACCTAGATCTCGACGTCGGCAGTGACGACTCGGCCACCGCCGCGGTCGGAGAGGTGATCCACCGGTACGGACGCATCGACGTCCTGGTCAACAACGCGGGTATCGGCTCGGCGGGCGCCGTCGAGGAGAACTCCGTCACCCAGGCCCAGAACGTCCTGAACATCAACGTCCTCGGCGTCATCCGCATGACGAAGGCCGTCCTGCCGCATATGCGCGCCCAGGGCGGCGGACGCATCATCAACATCTCGTCCGTCCTCGGGGTCGCCCCCCAGCCCTTCATGGCCCTCTATGTCGCCGCGAAGCACGCGATCGAGGGCTACTCCGAGTCGCTGGACCACGAGGTCCGCGAGCACGGCGTGCGGGTCCTCCTCGTGCAGCCCGCCTACACCAAGACCAGCTTCGACACCAACGCCGCACAGCCCGACACCCCGCTACCTCTGTACGCGGAGCGACGGCGCGACTTCGACAGGATGATCGCGGATGCGATGAAGGCCGGCGACGACCCCGCCGCCGTCGCCAAGGTGATAGTCACCGCGGCCACCGACAAGAAGCCGAAGCTGCGCTACACCGCCGGAACGCTGGCCGCACGCGTCACCACGGCTCGCCGCCTCGTCCCCGCCGGAACGTTCGACAAGCAGATCCGCAAGAGCAACCACCTGCCCACCTGA
- a CDS encoding MerR family transcriptional regulator, giving the protein MRIGELSTRTGVSPRSLRYYEEQGLLTSSRSDTGQRHYSAAAVQRVSLIRQLFDAGMSSRVIATVLPCVDVPGDLGVAEETFTAMMRERDRIDADIAHLIETRDALDVLIRANSRHRAELSASPEPAARLA; this is encoded by the coding sequence ATGCGGATCGGCGAGTTGTCCACGCGCACGGGCGTGAGTCCGCGCTCATTGCGGTACTACGAAGAGCAGGGCCTGCTGACCAGCTCACGCTCCGATACCGGGCAGCGTCACTATTCCGCTGCGGCGGTCCAGCGCGTGTCGCTCATCCGACAGCTGTTCGACGCGGGTATGTCCAGCCGGGTGATCGCGACTGTGCTGCCGTGTGTGGACGTCCCGGGTGACCTGGGCGTCGCCGAGGAGACGTTCACGGCGATGATGCGCGAGCGCGACCGGATCGACGCCGACATCGCGCACCTGATCGAGACCCGGGATGCGCTCGACGTGCTGATCAGGGCCAACAGCCGGCACCGGGCGGAGCTGTCCGCGTCGCCGGAGCCGGCGGCACGGTTGGCCTGA
- a CDS encoding effector-associated domain EAD1-containing protein, whose product MAGFTDGELQGLAQRYNEPRKARQLLGRAGYPKDRVPEFMDASSFWYEINQEIDSGVMTDGRDRILASDGALYPARPIGSSSGSGQNPPPNPQPPPGPGSSLTPNQVAIAGAVIAGLAVVIAAVVTGLFGLIDDDDPKGDSKGSKTTTSTPGTAGGSLGTTPTVSSSPLKGKTFEEQAGSRGARTYKDPTRLSITGTNVGAWQKVDVVCRRYAPSMDSVLPDGYWYLIASKPWSSQYYAPANSFMNGDKPGESNHSTDFNVPECN is encoded by the coding sequence TTGGCAGGATTCACCGACGGGGAACTGCAGGGGCTCGCGCAGCGCTACAACGAGCCGCGTAAAGCCCGGCAATTACTCGGGCGGGCCGGATACCCGAAGGATCGTGTGCCTGAATTTATGGACGCCAGCTCGTTCTGGTATGAGATCAACCAGGAGATCGATTCCGGGGTTATGACCGACGGCAGGGACAGGATTCTTGCATCGGATGGAGCCCTGTATCCGGCACGTCCGATCGGCTCCTCTTCGGGTTCCGGTCAGAACCCTCCTCCCAATCCACAGCCTCCGCCGGGACCAGGCTCGTCCTTAACGCCGAATCAGGTCGCCATCGCAGGAGCCGTGATCGCAGGGTTGGCCGTGGTTATTGCCGCCGTGGTGACGGGGCTGTTCGGTCTGATTGACGATGATGATCCCAAGGGCGACTCCAAGGGAAGCAAGACGACCACAAGCACGCCCGGCACGGCGGGCGGGTCATTGGGCACGACACCAACTGTCAGTTCGTCCCCTCTCAAGGGGAAAACCTTCGAGGAACAGGCAGGGAGCCGTGGCGCGCGTACCTACAAGGATCCGACACGGCTGTCGATCACGGGCACGAACGTTGGAGCGTGGCAGAAGGTCGACGTGGTGTGTCGTAGGTACGCGCCCAGCATGGACAGCGTCCTGCCTGACGGCTACTGGTACCTCATCGCTTCTAAGCCGTGGAGCAGTCAGTACTACGCACCCGCCAACTCGTTCATGAACGGTGACAAACCCGGCGAGTCAAACCACAGCACGGATTTCAACGTGCCGGAGTGCAACTAA
- a CDS encoding SMP-30/gluconolactonase/LRE family protein has translation MAEFDFAAGEIPENITANPDGSVTLSMLGSCAVCERTHGPQLMSISPSGERTVLATGQVGEAISGNTRGSDGTVYYSVWAPGNAARNGVYNLLPDGTPQRIAALPADSGPNGLAVDPAGRTLYIADSLKGIIWSVPVSGGSATPWLTDAALAPVPTETLPIGANGLRFHNGALWVSNFNKGTLLRVPVTATGTAGHIRQVTGGLPNIDDLSFLTPWSDVVFAAQNGSSSNNGPDRVVVIYPNGTYKPVLTSADGLASPSATAVRGDRLYITDGGVPAPHDPKLQTARINLPALLAGAAH, from the coding sequence GTGGCGGAGTTCGACTTCGCCGCAGGCGAGATCCCCGAGAACATCACCGCCAACCCCGACGGCTCGGTGACGCTGTCGATGCTCGGCAGTTGCGCGGTGTGCGAGCGCACCCACGGGCCGCAGTTGATGAGTATCTCCCCGTCCGGAGAGCGCACGGTGCTCGCCACCGGGCAGGTGGGCGAGGCGATCAGCGGCAACACCCGTGGCAGTGACGGCACCGTCTACTACAGCGTGTGGGCACCGGGCAACGCGGCCCGCAACGGCGTGTACAACCTGCTTCCGGACGGTACCCCTCAGCGCATCGCCGCCCTGCCCGCCGACTCGGGCCCCAACGGGCTGGCCGTCGACCCGGCCGGACGCACCCTCTACATCGCCGACAGCCTCAAGGGCATCATCTGGTCCGTTCCCGTCTCGGGCGGATCGGCGACCCCGTGGCTGACCGACGCCGCTCTCGCGCCGGTGCCCACCGAAACCCTGCCGATCGGAGCCAACGGGCTCAGGTTCCACAACGGCGCGCTGTGGGTCAGCAACTTCAACAAGGGCACACTGCTGCGGGTACCGGTCACCGCCACCGGCACGGCCGGTCACATCCGCCAGGTCACGGGCGGCCTGCCCAACATCGACGATCTCAGCTTCCTGACCCCCTGGTCCGATGTGGTGTTCGCGGCGCAGAACGGCTCCTCCTCGAACAACGGTCCGGACAGGGTCGTGGTCATCTACCCCAACGGCACCTACAAGCCCGTCCTGACCAGCGCGGACGGTCTCGCCTCGCCCTCCGCGACCGCGGTCCGCGGCGACCGGCTGTACATCACCGACGGCGGGGTCCCCGCGCCCCACGACCCGAAGCTGCAGACCGCCAGGATCAACCTCCCCGCTCTCCTCGCAGGCGCGGCCCACTGA
- a CDS encoding DinB/UmuC family translesion DNA polymerase encodes MDGAEVRAALLELVVQLGLLLRRRGQVARGLALTQKFAGGPSWEKARRLPEASAHDDDLRTVAYRLIDAAGLQRGRLTGLVLRGEDLVGADQVAQQISLDKEREDRLVAEMVSDRIRDKFGPGSIGPAATLLRVS; translated from the coding sequence CTGGACGGAGCCGAGGTCCGCGCGGCGCTCCTCGAACTGGTCGTCCAGCTCGGGCTGCTGCTGCGCCGGCGCGGGCAGGTGGCCCGCGGCCTGGCCCTGACGCAGAAGTTCGCCGGTGGCCCGTCGTGGGAGAAGGCACGCCGCTTGCCGGAGGCTTCGGCGCATGATGACGACCTCAGGACTGTGGCGTACCGGCTCATCGATGCTGCGGGCCTCCAGCGGGGCCGTCTCACCGGTCTCGTTCTCCGGGGCGAGGACCTGGTCGGCGCCGACCAGGTCGCCCAGCAGATCAGTCTCGACAAGGAGCGCGAGGACCGGCTGGTCGCCGAAATGGTCAGTGACCGTATCCGTGACAAGTTCGGGCCCGGCTCGATCGGCCCGGCCGCCACGCTCCTGCGCGTTTCCTGA
- a CDS encoding IS110 family transposase, which produces MFDTEDVGVFLGLDVGKSNHHGHGLTPAGKKVFDKQLPNSEPKLRAVFDKLAAKFGTVLVIVDQPASIGALPLTVARDAGCKVAYLPGLAMRRIADLYPGEAKTDAKDAAVIADAARTMPHTLRSLELTDEITAELTVLVGFDQDLAAEATRTSNRIRGLLTQFHPSLERVLGPRLDHQAVTWLLERYGSPAALCKAGRRRLVELIRPRAPRMAQRLIDDIFDALDEQTVVVPGTGTLDIVIPSLAASLAAVHAQRRALEAQIGQLLEAHPLSPVLTSIPGVAVRTAAVLLVTVGDGTSFPTAAHLASYAGLAPTTKSSGTSIHGEHAPRGGNRQLKRAMFLSAFAALHDPASRTYYDKCRARGKTHTQALLRLARQRISVLFAMLRDGTFYESRTPADVELAA; this is translated from the coding sequence ATGTTCGACACCGAAGACGTGGGCGTGTTCCTCGGCCTGGACGTCGGCAAGAGCAACCATCACGGCCACGGGCTGACCCCGGCCGGGAAGAAGGTCTTCGACAAGCAGTTGCCCAACAGCGAGCCGAAACTGCGGGCCGTGTTCGACAAACTGGCCGCGAAGTTCGGCACCGTCCTGGTGATCGTGGACCAGCCCGCATCCATCGGAGCCCTGCCGCTCACGGTCGCCCGGGACGCGGGCTGCAAGGTCGCCTACCTGCCCGGACTTGCGATGCGGCGGATCGCCGACCTGTATCCGGGCGAGGCGAAGACCGATGCGAAGGACGCCGCGGTCATCGCGGATGCGGCCCGCACCATGCCGCACACCCTGCGCTCGCTGGAACTCACCGACGAGATCACCGCCGAACTGACCGTCCTCGTCGGCTTCGACCAGGACCTCGCGGCCGAGGCCACCCGCACGTCCAACCGGATACGCGGCCTGCTCACCCAGTTCCACCCGTCGCTGGAGCGCGTTCTGGGCCCCCGCCTCGACCACCAGGCCGTCACCTGGCTCCTGGAGCGCTACGGCTCGCCCGCCGCACTGTGCAAAGCCGGCCGCCGCAGGCTCGTCGAGCTCATCCGGCCCAGGGCCCCGCGCATGGCCCAGCGGCTGATCGACGACATCTTCGACGCGTTGGACGAACAGACCGTCGTGGTCCCGGGGACCGGCACCCTCGACATCGTGATTCCCTCCCTGGCCGCATCGCTCGCCGCCGTCCACGCACAGCGCCGGGCCCTGGAGGCCCAGATCGGGCAGCTGCTGGAGGCTCACCCTCTTTCCCCGGTCCTGACCTCGATTCCGGGGGTCGCGGTCAGGACCGCCGCAGTACTGCTGGTCACCGTCGGCGACGGCACCAGCTTCCCCACCGCCGCCCACCTGGCCTCCTACGCCGGCCTCGCCCCGACGACGAAGTCGTCGGGCACCTCCATCCACGGCGAACACGCCCCCAGAGGCGGCAACCGGCAGCTCAAACGGGCGATGTTCCTGTCCGCCTTCGCCGCCCTGCACGATCCCGCCTCCCGCACCTACTACGACAAGTGCCGGGCCCGCGGGAAGACCCACACGCAGGCTCTCCTCCGCCTCGCCCGCCAACGCATCAGCGTCCTGTTCGCCATGCTCCGCGACGGCACCTTCTACGAATCCCGCACGCCCGCGGACGTCGAGCTCGCCGCATGA
- a CDS encoding TetR/AcrR family transcriptional regulator, with amino-acid sequence MRYAKEHKQETRQRIITTAGRRLKLDGIDGFGVATLMKDAGLTNGTFYAYFTSKEELVATTVADQLRAQHENIVAQAAPGRAGLEEVVRWYFSTGHRDSIDDGCPNAALLDEIARSTDPTRQAYTDGALVLIDGFAARLAPHDPPSARLKSLSLLGMMAGTLQLSRALTDRRLADQLLEQGIRNALALLDAEQHDRSLQSVTCLPRPRGVNPDDPGPA; translated from the coding sequence ATGCGGTACGCGAAAGAGCACAAGCAGGAGACAAGGCAGCGGATCATCACGACGGCCGGCCGCCGGCTCAAGCTCGACGGCATCGACGGCTTCGGAGTCGCGACGCTCATGAAGGACGCGGGCCTGACCAACGGCACCTTCTACGCCTACTTCACGTCCAAGGAGGAACTCGTCGCCACCACGGTGGCCGACCAGTTGCGCGCGCAGCACGAAAACATCGTCGCGCAGGCGGCACCCGGCCGGGCCGGACTCGAAGAGGTCGTGCGCTGGTACTTCTCCACCGGGCATCGTGACAGCATCGACGACGGCTGCCCCAACGCCGCCCTGCTCGACGAGATCGCACGCTCCACGGATCCCACCCGGCAGGCGTACACCGACGGCGCTCTGGTCCTCATCGACGGCTTCGCCGCACGCCTGGCACCCCATGACCCGCCGTCGGCGCGTCTGAAGTCACTCAGCCTCCTAGGCATGATGGCCGGGACCCTGCAACTCTCCCGTGCCCTGACCGACCGGCGACTCGCCGACCAACTCCTCGAACAGGGCATCCGCAACGCCCTGGCACTGCTGGATGCCGAGCAGCACGACCGCTCGCTTCAGTCAGTGACATGTCTTCCACGTCCGAGGGGGGTGAATCCGGATGATCCCGGCCCGGCGTGA
- a CDS encoding NADP-dependent oxidoreductase has translation MGQAWGFGRYGGPEVQEFFDRPDPVPGRGEVLIRVDVAGVNPLDHMLRSGLVPGLDGGRPFPLVLGMEAAGTVLARGEDVDGFEVGDAVFGFALTGGGTYAETTVLSAPNTARIPAGLSATVAATLPVTGTTAVDVLDQLGLPAGATVLVNGVGGGVGLVVARLAIGRELRVIGTGSTAKREQAEAIGVRFIDYTAGDVVAAARELVPDGFDGIVDLVGGASLRTVAPLARDPRNVIAVGDMSVPDLGGRFIERRLDRESLERSARLALDGVLAPVITAVHPLSDALAALASVENGHAAGKVVIKVA, from the coding sequence ATGGGGCAGGCGTGGGGTTTCGGCAGGTATGGCGGGCCCGAGGTGCAGGAGTTCTTCGATCGTCCCGATCCCGTCCCCGGTCGCGGCGAGGTGCTGATCCGGGTCGACGTGGCTGGCGTGAATCCCCTCGACCATATGCTGCGCTCGGGTCTGGTCCCCGGGCTCGACGGCGGGCGTCCGTTTCCCCTTGTGCTGGGGATGGAGGCAGCGGGAACCGTTCTCGCCCGGGGCGAGGACGTCGACGGGTTCGAGGTGGGTGACGCGGTCTTCGGCTTCGCACTCACTGGTGGCGGCACCTACGCCGAGACGACGGTGCTGTCCGCGCCGAACACCGCGCGCATCCCGGCTGGCCTGTCCGCGACCGTGGCGGCAACACTGCCCGTGACCGGGACGACCGCGGTGGACGTGCTCGACCAGCTTGGCCTCCCGGCCGGTGCCACGGTCTTGGTCAACGGGGTCGGGGGTGGGGTCGGCCTCGTCGTCGCCCGGCTGGCCATCGGGCGCGAGTTGCGTGTGATCGGCACCGGGAGTACCGCCAAGCGCGAGCAGGCCGAGGCCATCGGGGTGCGGTTCATCGACTACACCGCCGGGGACGTCGTCGCCGCGGCACGCGAGCTGGTTCCGGACGGCTTCGACGGGATCGTCGACCTGGTCGGAGGCGCCTCGCTGCGGACGGTCGCTCCGCTGGCCCGGGATCCCCGCAACGTCATCGCCGTGGGTGATATGTCCGTGCCCGATCTCGGTGGGCGTTTCATCGAGCGGCGCCTCGACCGGGAGAGTCTGGAGCGGTCCGCCAGGCTGGCCCTCGACGGAGTTCTCGCACCCGTGATCACTGCGGTCCATCCGCTCTCCGACGCCCTGGCCGCACTCGCCTCCGTCGAGAACGGCCACGCTGCGGGCAAGGTTGTCATCAAGGTGGCATGA
- a CDS encoding S1 RNA-binding domain-containing protein, whose product MAETADQGGRTVLETLERGQVCKGAVSSIERFGAFVDIGGFHGLVNTAELTWAHHFEAVSDIVEVGQEVTIVVLDVDVERERASFSLKALYPDPLDEFARVQLGRVIPGRVERVVRIGAFVQVHENFAGLVPIHELAERDADQPESVLQIDDEVMVEVAGINLHRRRILLSLRS is encoded by the coding sequence ATGGCGGAGACGGCAGACCAAGGTGGCCGGACGGTCCTGGAGACGCTGGAGCGGGGCCAGGTCTGCAAAGGGGCGGTGTCGTCCATCGAGAGGTTCGGCGCGTTCGTCGACATCGGAGGCTTCCACGGACTGGTGAACACAGCCGAGTTGACCTGGGCTCATCACTTCGAGGCGGTGTCGGACATCGTGGAGGTCGGGCAGGAGGTCACCATCGTGGTCCTGGACGTCGATGTCGAGCGGGAACGGGCTTCCTTCTCGCTGAAGGCGCTTTATCCGGATCCGCTTGATGAGTTCGCTCGCGTTCAGCTCGGTCGCGTGATTCCGGGCCGGGTGGAGAGGGTCGTGAGGATCGGAGCGTTTGTGCAAGTCCACGAGAATTTCGCGGGACTGGTTCCGATCCATGAGCTCGCAGAGCGGGATGCGGATCAGCCTGAGAGCGTCTTGCAGATTGATGATGAGGTCATGGTCGAAGTCGCTGGGATCAACCTGCATAGACGCCGGATCCTGCTGTCCCTCCGCTCGTGA